The Dasypus novemcinctus isolate mDasNov1 chromosome 20, mDasNov1.1.hap2, whole genome shotgun sequence genome includes a region encoding these proteins:
- the LOC101414445 gene encoding natural killer cells antigen CD94-like isoform X2, whose protein sequence is MAAIKTVSWRLISGILGAVCLLLVSTLGILLKQSLTKQISKSTFSLGPTVEPQEGSDCCSCHEKWIGYRCNCYFFSTEEKSWEESRIACASQNSTLFQLENKDELGFLINHQSFYWIGLSYNKTQGAWVREDGSALSPDLFLGCQPLSPKDCTVFQTNKCVFNENCWEKHRYICKQQLQMFHGAVGLGE, encoded by the exons ATGGCAG CTATTAAGACTGTTTCATGGAGATTGATTTCTGGGATCTTAGGAGCAGTGTGCCTTTTATTGGTGTCTACTTTGGGAATTTTGTTGAAACAAT CATTAACTAAACAAATTTCTAAGTCTACATTCTCTTTGGGACCCACTGTAGAACCCCAGGAAG GCTCTGACTGCTGTTCTTGCCACGAAAAGTGGATTGGGTACCGATGTAACTGTTACTTCTTTTCTACTGAAGAAAAATCTTGGGAAGAAAGTAGGATTGCCTGTGCTTCTCAGAATTCCACTCTATTTCAGCTGGAAAACAAAGATGAGTTG GGTTTTCTGATCAACCATCAGTCTTTTTACTGGATTGGTCTCTCCTACAATAAAACCCAAGGTGCCTGGGTGCGGGAGGATGGCTCTGCTCTCTCCCCTGATCT ATTTTTAGGCTGTCAGCCTCTATCGCCCAAGGATTGCACAGTATTTCAAACAAACAAATGTGTTTTCAATGAAAACTGTTGGGAAAAACATCGTTATATCTGTAAGCAACAGCTTCAAATGTTTCATGGGGCTGTGGGTTTGGGTGAATGA
- the LOC101414445 gene encoding natural killer cells antigen CD94-like isoform X1 — translation MLLFCEINPADQAIKTVSWRLISGILGAVCLLLVSTLGILLKQSLTKQISKSTFSLGPTVEPQEGSDCCSCHEKWIGYRCNCYFFSTEEKSWEESRIACASQNSTLFQLENKDELGFLINHQSFYWIGLSYNKTQGAWVREDGSALSPDLFLGCQPLSPKDCTVFQTNKCVFNENCWEKHRYICKQQLQMFHGAVGLGE, via the exons ATGCTCTTATTCTGTGAAATCAACCCTGCTGACCAAG CTATTAAGACTGTTTCATGGAGATTGATTTCTGGGATCTTAGGAGCAGTGTGCCTTTTATTGGTGTCTACTTTGGGAATTTTGTTGAAACAAT CATTAACTAAACAAATTTCTAAGTCTACATTCTCTTTGGGACCCACTGTAGAACCCCAGGAAG GCTCTGACTGCTGTTCTTGCCACGAAAAGTGGATTGGGTACCGATGTAACTGTTACTTCTTTTCTACTGAAGAAAAATCTTGGGAAGAAAGTAGGATTGCCTGTGCTTCTCAGAATTCCACTCTATTTCAGCTGGAAAACAAAGATGAGTTG GGTTTTCTGATCAACCATCAGTCTTTTTACTGGATTGGTCTCTCCTACAATAAAACCCAAGGTGCCTGGGTGCGGGAGGATGGCTCTGCTCTCTCCCCTGATCT ATTTTTAGGCTGTCAGCCTCTATCGCCCAAGGATTGCACAGTATTTCAAACAAACAAATGTGTTTTCAATGAAAACTGTTGGGAAAAACATCGTTATATCTGTAAGCAACAGCTTCAAATGTTTCATGGGGCTGTGGGTTTGGGTGAATGA